In Gossypium arboreum isolate Shixiya-1 chromosome 6, ASM2569848v2, whole genome shotgun sequence, the following are encoded in one genomic region:
- the LOC108484794 gene encoding uncharacterized protein LOC108484794 produces the protein MGVVKFDDTTSIENSLPNHSDQGVNAIGETGMRRIKEDVAEVKMPMKVIWEEMMKEEIIISEEGNKGARVYCEFHAEEGHEIQECDKFKALVQSLMDNKELEFYEAGLDEGHVCALKGEPKNQRINRPRIIISLSRNNEVERQTVPKNYDCNVTIREDIASTSKEAQVEGSYTRSGKRYDAKRVRVEPMKIKAFNIEKEKGVEVVVNELVKEEEAREFLKFLKHSEYSVVEQLRKQLARISVLALLLSLEVHLETLLKVLNETYVTNDISVNKLDRLVSNISAENFIYFNDDEIPPGGMGSAKALHITTRCKGYTLLSVLIDNGSALNVLPLSTLNRLPIDSSHMKTCHNVVRAFDGMERNVMGRIDIPLMIGPNMYEVDFLVINIKPSYNCLLGRPWIHSAGAVPSSLH, from the exons atgggggttgtaAAATTTGACGACACCACTAGTATAGAGAACTCGTTGCCAAACCATAGTGATCAAGGGGTAAATGCAATTGGGGAAACTGGTATGAGAAGGATTAAAgaggacgtggccgaggtaaaaATGCCGATGAAAGTAATCTGGGAAGAAATGATGAAGGAAGAGATAATAATCTCTGAAGAAGGAAATAAAGGAGCGAGGGTCTACTGCGAGTTCCATGCAGAAGAGGGACACGAGATCCAGGAATGTGACAAGTTTAAGGCTTTGGTACAAAGCcttatggataataaggagctggaattttATGAAGCTGGCTTGGATGAGGGACACGTATGTGCATTGAAAGGTGAACCAAAGAATCAAAGAATCAACAGGCCAAGGATCATTATTTCTCTATCAAGGAATAATGAAGTTGAGAGACAAACAGTACCGAAG AATTATGACTGCAATGTGACAATAAGAGAAGATATAGCTAGTACTTCTAAGGAGGCTCAAGTTGAAGGTTCTTACACACGtagtgggaagcgttatgatgcAAAACGAGTTAGAGTTGAGCCCATGAAAATAAAAGCCTTTAACATCGAGAAGGAGAAAGGGGTTGAGGTAGTTGTTAATGAGCTAGTGAAGGAAGAAGAGGCTAGAGAGTTTCTAAAATTCCTGAAACACAGTGAGTACAGCGTGGTTGAACAATTGCGTAAGCAACTAGCTCGCATATCAGTGTTAGCTTTGCTTCTGAGTTTAGAGGTACATCTTGAGACATTATTGAAGGTGCTCAACGAGACTTACGTTACTAATGATATATCTGTCAACAAGTTGGATCGATTGGTTAGTAATATAAGCGCCGAAAACTTCATttatttcaatgatgatgaaatcccacctgGAGGCATGGGATCAGctaaagctttgcacatcaccactcgCTGCAAAGGATATACATTACTGAGTGTGCTTATTGATAACGGGTCAGCCTTAAATGTCCTGCCATTGTCCACATTGAACAGATTGCCCATAGACAGTTCTCACATGAAAACATGCCATAATGTAGTGAGAGCATTCGATGGCATGGAGAGAAATGTCATGGGAAGAATTGATATCCCTTTGATGATCGGGCCAAACATGTATGAGGTAGACTTTCTAGTGATAAACATCAAGCCCTCTTATAATTGCTTATTGGGAAGGCCTTGGATACATtcggcaggagcggtgccctcatCTTTGCACTAG